The window TTAAGAAAAAACTTAATCACAAAAACAGCCACCACAAAAGCTGTGATAAAGCCTATAAAAAGAGGCATAAAAGCATTTTGCGCTAAAAGCATTTCATGGTTTTTAAAAATATCATATCCAGCTGCTATAAACATAGTAGGAATGGCAAGCAAAAAGCTAAACTCAGCTGCTGTTTTTCTATTTAAGCCAAGTAATAAGCCTCCTATTATGCTAGCACCACTTCTTGAGGTGCCAGGAATCATGGCTAAAGATTGGATTAAGCCTATAAAAAAAGCATGCTTAAAACTTACTTCATCAAGGGTATTGATCGCATAAGTTTTATTTTTATGTGCTTTTTCTATAAAAATAAAGACAAAACCCCCAAAAATAAGCATAAAAACGACGATAAAAGGATGAAAAAGCGTATCGATAAAAGAAGCTACGCCCAAGCCAATAAGTCCAGTTGGGATAAAACCAAAGGCAAGTTTAAGCCAAATTTCAAAACTCCTACTAAGTTTTTGCCAAAAGACAAAAATCACAGCTAAAATAGAACCAAGCTGAATGATGATAAGAAAAGAACGCCAAAAATCATTTATTTGTATGTTTAAAACGCTAGTAGCAAGGATCATATGTCCTGTTGAACTTACAGGTAAAAACTCTGTTAAACCCTCTACCACACCTAAAATAAGAGCATTAAAAATATCTTGCAAATGCTACCTTTAAAAGAAATTCAAAAAAGGCATTTTACTTAAACTTTTTAAATCAATCATCATTGTGCCGTTTTTATTTCATTTTCAAGCCAAAAAACAACTTCATTTCCAAGCTGATTTAAGGCTGTGTTAAATGCTTCAATCACAGCATTGATGTTTTGTTCTTTTATATTGGTTTGAAATTTAAAATGCTTGTGAGCAAGGATTTTATTGTTTTTTGCGTCGATTAAATTAACGCTTAAAGCTGTATTAACAAAGCTTTTATCTTTTTCAAAAACCTGCTCAAAATTATGCAATCTGCTTTCTAAAAATAAATCCGCATTTGCTTGGGTATTATAGCTTAAAACAGCCTTAAAAAGTTCGCTTTGCTCAAGTTTATATGCAAGCAAGGCTTCAAAAGCACTACTTGGCGAGCTTTTAAATATATGTTTAGCATATATACCAAATTCGCCATTTTGAATATAAGCGATTTCATTGCTCTTAAGATAAAGCAAGGCTTGCACAGCGTTGATTTTAAGCACTTTATTTTGCACGCTAGAAAGCTTTTTCATACTCTCATCGCTTTGAAGCAAATACACATTTAAAGCAGGCTGGGGCTTAGGACTTAAAGAGCAAGCACTGATGAACAAAAGGCTTATAGATAGTAAAAATATGCTTTTTATCGCTTTTGCTTTCATTTTATTCTCCTGGGGCTAATTTTTTTTGCGTACTTTTAAAAAGCAAGTCAGAAGGGTTTTGCTCTAAATTTGCACTTAAAGCATTAAGCCTTATAAGCAAGCTTTCAAGCAAAGCAAGGCTATTATTTAAATTTGAATCAAGATTATTTAAAGCCAAAGAGCCTTTTTGACTAAGTTCAGAAAAATCATTTGACGCAAGATACACAGAATCAGCAGCCTTAGCTACTTTTGAAGAAGCTAGGCTTAAATCCCTAAGCGTTTGTGAAAAAAATGCTGAGGCTGAGGCTGAATTCTTTAAAAGTATGGAGAAATTTTTTATATTTTCATCGCTAAGTATCATTCTTGCACTTTGATTAGTATAATCAAGCAGGTCAAAAAGCTTATCACTTTGCTTGTCTATGGTTGCTAAAAAGCTTTCTTTGGTTTTAATGATCGCGATATTTTCATCACTTGTTTGAAGCGGCACTGATGTGCTTTCATCACTTTTTAACTCTATATACTTAAGCCCTGTGATACCTTGAAGTTGCAAGGTTGCATAGGTGCTTTCATAAATGGGCGTATTGGCTTTAACTTTTATGAGTATT is drawn from Campylobacter sp. MIT 12-8780 and contains these coding sequences:
- a CDS encoding undecaprenyl-diphosphate phosphatase, with amino-acid sequence MQDIFNALILGVVEGLTEFLPVSSTGHMILATSVLNIQINDFWRSFLIIIQLGSILAVIFVFWQKLSRSFEIWLKLAFGFIPTGLIGLGVASFIDTLFHPFIVVFMLIFGGFVFIFIEKAHKNKTYAINTLDEVSFKHAFFIGLIQSLAMIPGTSRSGASIIGGLLLGLNRKTAAEFSFLLAIPTMFIAAGYDIFKNHEMLLAQNAFMPLFIGFITAFVVAVFVIKFFLKFISKFDFVPFGYYRIILGILFLILFASGILNTENFKF
- a CDS encoding ABC-type transport auxiliary lipoprotein family protein, which translates into the protein MKAKAIKSIFLLSISLLFISACSLSPKPQPALNVYLLQSDESMKKLSSVQNKVLKINAVQALLYLKSNEIAYIQNGEFGIYAKHIFKSSPSSAFEALLAYKLEQSELFKAVLSYNTQANADLFLESRLHNFEQVFEKDKSFVNTALSVNLIDAKNNKILAHKHFKFQTNIKEQNINAVIEAFNTALNQLGNEVVFWLENEIKTAQ
- a CDS encoding MlaD family protein, whose protein sequence is MENRANYLWIGIFVFGVFFASLFVLIFMSGFSHKEEFKLYQIYTKESISGLGIKAPVRLLGVEVGSVEDTSIDAQNGIGVKILIKVKANTPIYESTYATLQLQGITGLKYIELKSDESTSVPLQTSDENIAIIKTKESFLATIDKQSDKLFDLLDYTNQSARMILSDENIKNFSILLKNSASASAFFSQTLRDLSLASSKVAKAADSVYLASNDFSELSQKGSLALNNLDSNLNNSLALLESLLIRLNALSANLEQNPSDLLFKSTQKKLAPGE